One stretch of Microcoleus sp. FACHB-672 DNA includes these proteins:
- a CDS encoding esterase/lipase family protein translates to MNSSNTRNPVLLIHGIWDTSALFNTMTAYLTKLGWPVYSLDLIPNNCDIGLDELARQVADYAANIFESAQRFDLIGFSMGGIVSRYYVQRLGGINRVQRFITISSPHQGTWLAHSSRRPGYLQMCPRSEFLLDLDRDVKMLDQLNFTSIWTPFDLMIVPANSSKMPVGKEVVLPIPLHSQMVTDPRSLKVVAKALMSPIKVNTVVETIDR, encoded by the coding sequence ATGAACAGTTCAAACACCCGCAACCCAGTCTTACTAATTCACGGCATCTGGGACACCAGCGCCCTTTTTAACACAATGACAGCCTACTTAACGAAGCTAGGTTGGCCGGTGTATAGCTTGGATCTAATCCCAAATAATTGTGATATTGGTCTGGATGAATTGGCTAGGCAAGTTGCAGATTACGCAGCCAATATATTTGAGTCGGCACAACGGTTTGATCTGATTGGGTTTAGCATGGGTGGAATTGTGAGCCGGTATTATGTACAGCGGTTGGGAGGCATCAACCGGGTGCAGCGATTTATTACGATTTCTTCACCGCATCAGGGCACTTGGTTAGCGCACAGCAGCAGGCGTCCGGGATATTTACAAATGTGTCCAAGAAGCGAATTTTTGCTAGATTTAGATCGAGATGTGAAGATGCTAGATCAGTTGAATTTTACCTCGATTTGGACACCGTTTGATTTGATGATTGTGCCGGCAAATAGTTCAAAAATGCCGGTGGGCAAAGAGGTGGTGCTGCCAATTCCTCTTCATTCCCAGATGGTGACAGATCCCAGGAGTTTGAAGGTTGTTGCAAAAGCGTTAATGTCACCGATTAAAGTTAATACAGTGGTTGAAACTATAGATAGATAA
- a CDS encoding NAD(P)/FAD-dependent oxidoreductase: protein MSQSQSQICILGGGFGGLYTALYLNRYRWKQKPQITLVERKDHFLFTPLLYELVTGELQTWQIAPRFAKLLAGTDIDYQQGTVESVDLDMRQVMLSGGEVLSYDRLVIGIGKETLLDVVPGAAGNALPFRSLADVNRLKERLRLLELSNLSQIRVAVVGAGPNGVELACKIADRLKERGRLLLINRGDKILKNFAGSSRKAAIKALRRRGVQLELSTTVESVEPDFITLVHQAQPRTYPVDLVLWTIGTRVGDWVPSITNVQNDQRELLVRPTLQLIEHPDVFALGDIAASNDEHWAPATAQAAFQQAKIAAKNIRSSLTGRTLRTFRYWHIGEMITLGINASAISSFGINLSGPVAGVIRRWVYLLRMPTFRHRFKVARDWLSQLFRGGIKADS, encoded by the coding sequence ATGAGTCAAAGTCAGAGTCAGATTTGTATTCTCGGTGGGGGGTTTGGTGGCCTTTACACGGCTTTGTATTTGAATCGTTACCGCTGGAAGCAAAAACCTCAAATTACTTTGGTTGAGCGCAAAGATCATTTTTTATTCACACCACTGCTTTATGAGTTGGTGACTGGAGAATTGCAAACGTGGCAGATCGCGCCCCGTTTTGCAAAACTTTTAGCCGGCACTGATATTGATTACCAACAGGGAACGGTTGAAAGTGTCGATCTCGATATGCGTCAGGTGATGCTATCTGGTGGGGAAGTTTTGAGTTATGACCGGCTCGTAATTGGAATTGGCAAGGAAACGCTTTTAGACGTGGTTCCGGGTGCTGCCGGTAATGCTCTGCCTTTTCGCAGTTTAGCCGATGTTAACCGGCTTAAGGAACGGTTGCGATTGTTGGAATTGAGTAATTTGTCACAAATTCGGGTGGCGGTTGTGGGTGCCGGCCCGAATGGGGTGGAATTAGCTTGCAAAATCGCAGATCGCTTAAAAGAACGAGGGCGTTTACTGCTCATTAACCGAGGCGACAAAATACTGAAAAATTTTGCCGGTTCCAGTCGAAAAGCTGCGATAAAAGCACTGAGGAGGCGAGGTGTACAGTTGGAACTTTCAACAACAGTTGAATCGGTTGAACCTGATTTTATTACCCTGGTTCATCAAGCTCAGCCGCGCACTTATCCAGTCGATTTGGTGCTTTGGACTATTGGCACGCGAGTGGGAGATTGGGTGCCAAGCATCACAAACGTTCAAAATGACCAACGGGAGCTTCTGGTTCGTCCCACACTGCAATTGATTGAGCATCCTGACGTTTTTGCCCTAGGAGATATTGCTGCCTCTAACGACGAACACTGGGCACCGGCAACGGCTCAAGCGGCTTTTCAACAAGCTAAAATTGCTGCAAAAAATATCCGATCTTCTCTAACCGGCAGAACTCTGCGGACATTCCGCTATTGGCACATTGGCGAGATGATTACTTTGGGAATTAATGCCTCTGCAATTTCTAGTTTTGGTATCAATCTTTCAGGGCCGGTAGCCGGGGTCATCAGACGGTGGGTTTACCTGCTGCGAATGCCAACATTTCGCCATCGTTTTAAGGTTGCGCGTGATTGGTTATCACAATTGTTCCGGGGAGGCATCAAAGCTGATTCGTAA
- a CDS encoding DUF4087 domain-containing protein codes for MKRNWLITLALVSIALPVRAEETRCGWLHNPTPANWYLDDRDNNWVISMQGGYQAEGMDNIPSFNEQEYVKTNGYYGYGCACLDVETDSNTGKILTIQSGEMLPLNACSTDPNLPQR; via the coding sequence ATGAAAAGAAATTGGCTGATTACACTCGCCCTTGTCTCCATCGCACTTCCTGTTAGGGCAGAGGAAACTAGATGTGGATGGCTACATAATCCCACGCCTGCAAACTGGTATCTAGACGATAGAGATAACAATTGGGTTATTTCAATGCAAGGAGGATATCAAGCAGAGGGAATGGACAATATACCCAGTTTTAACGAACAGGAATATGTTAAAACCAATGGTTACTATGGATATGGCTGTGCTTGTTTGGATGTTGAAACAGATAGCAATACGGGGAAAATTCTCACAATTCAGAGTGGTGAAATGTTGCCCTTAAATGCTTGCAGCACAGATCCAAATTTGCCACAAAGATGA
- a CDS encoding tetratricopeptide repeat protein: MSDIDRVAEALERKDYRTAAGLLKQLLNESPNDPWVQFYVGRLHEGTGKPQMAEKVYRQLLRGTTIAKVLVQARQGLQRLEEMEKDQHAQAIAQAKTDPQNAEPGLLVLEPISAEAKTKAAQNFARIMKLDPYTARLHLPSRGWRAYRAGTIGELKVYSQELLSGGIPNFWASLADIEKIHVFRVSHFQAVSPQPIVVCKDENDRLGALTFQWSEISQRAEGLLPIFEQIVEYNVSRNEVERKEATQDYALFCDLHLPGRRCILRFCDFSYDFQQGIELAQTQKNAPQAGQVTNRFNWNALLDLFNRNLSQAPVWANFNFFGETAQDYPELLERIKPYIDLFRREPSNWDAAFHLYSCLVFLKNKG, translated from the coding sequence ATGAGCGATATTGATCGAGTTGCCGAAGCTCTTGAGCGCAAAGACTACCGAACGGCAGCAGGTTTACTTAAACAGCTACTCAACGAGTCGCCGAATGATCCTTGGGTGCAGTTTTATGTCGGGCGCTTGCATGAAGGCACCGGCAAACCACAAATGGCAGAAAAAGTTTACCGGCAATTGCTACGCGGCACCACGATTGCCAAGGTTTTAGTACAAGCGCGTCAGGGGTTGCAGCGTCTTGAAGAAATGGAAAAAGACCAGCACGCTCAAGCAATTGCTCAAGCGAAAACTGACCCTCAAAATGCTGAACCGGGGTTACTCGTCTTAGAACCGATTAGTGCGGAAGCAAAAACAAAAGCGGCTCAGAATTTTGCCCGAATTATGAAGCTTGATCCCTATACGGCGCGGTTGCACTTGCCGAGCCGAGGTTGGAGAGCTTACCGCGCCGGCACGATTGGAGAACTGAAAGTTTACTCTCAAGAACTGCTAAGCGGCGGCATTCCCAACTTTTGGGCCTCCTTAGCGGATATTGAGAAAATTCATGTCTTTCGCGTCAGTCATTTCCAGGCAGTTTCCCCTCAACCGATTGTTGTCTGCAAAGATGAAAATGATCGGCTCGGTGCTTTAACGTTTCAATGGTCGGAAATCAGCCAGCGTGCGGAAGGACTTTTGCCGATTTTTGAACAAATTGTGGAGTATAACGTGAGTCGCAACGAAGTGGAGCGGAAAGAAGCGACTCAGGATTATGCGCTATTTTGCGATCTGCATTTACCAGGCAGACGCTGCATTCTCCGATTTTGCGATTTTAGTTACGACTTCCAGCAGGGGATTGAGTTGGCTCAAACTCAGAAAAATGCCCCTCAAGCCGGCCAAGTGACGAATCGTTTCAACTGGAATGCTTTGCTCGATTTATTCAATCGCAATCTATCTCAAGCGCCGGTGTGGGCTAATTTCAACTTTTTTGGAGAAACGGCTCAAGATTATCCCGAACTGCTGGAACGAATCAAGCCTTACATCGATTTATTTCGCAGAGAGCCGAGTAATTGGGATGCGGCATTCCATTTGTATAGTTGCTTAGTTTTCCTCAAGAACAAAGGCTAA
- a CDS encoding 16S rRNA (uracil(1498)-N(3))-methyltransferase — MAQLQRLAITPSQLHNQQILLSAEQQHYLGRVLRLRGGDRFVAMEPQGQWWLAELISLQEAQILELMPAAQTELPVEVTLMVALPKGNGFDEIVRHCTEIGVSYMMPVLSERTLLNPSSQKLERWRRIAQEAAEQSERQIIPAIQEVNEFTTGLSFVKSSFLKETDRQYICVARGESPHLLDCLLAEKPQISNLKSKIVIATGPEGGWTPAEVEAAIAAGFQPVSLGRRILRAVTAPVVALSLLAAAWELKN, encoded by the coding sequence TTGGCTCAACTACAACGGCTAGCGATCACCCCCTCTCAACTCCACAACCAGCAAATTCTCCTGAGTGCTGAACAACAGCATTATTTGGGACGTGTCTTGCGGTTGCGGGGGGGTGATCGCTTTGTGGCGATGGAACCACAGGGGCAATGGTGGCTTGCTGAACTCATCTCGCTCCAAGAAGCGCAAATTTTAGAGCTGATGCCGGCGGCACAAACTGAGCTGCCGGTGGAGGTGACGCTGATGGTGGCGTTGCCAAAAGGCAATGGCTTTGATGAGATCGTGCGTCACTGTACAGAGATAGGGGTGAGTTACATGATGCCGGTGTTGAGTGAGCGCACTCTGCTTAACCCCAGTTCGCAGAAGCTTGAACGCTGGCGGCGCATTGCCCAAGAGGCAGCTGAGCAATCAGAACGCCAAATTATTCCTGCTATTCAAGAAGTAAACGAATTCACCACAGGTTTGTCATTTGTCAAGAGTTCTTTTTTAAAAGAAACAGATCGGCAATATATTTGTGTCGCTCGTGGTGAGTCTCCCCATTTACTGGATTGTCTGTTAGCGGAAAAGCCTCAAATTTCTAATTTAAAATCTAAAATTGTGATTGCCACCGGCCCTGAAGGCGGCTGGACGCCGGCAGAGGTAGAAGCAGCGATTGCAGCCGGTTTTCAACCTGTGTCTTTAGGGCGTCGTATTCTTAGAGCTGTGACTGCGCCGGTTGTTGCTTTGTCGCTCCTGGCAGCAGCTTGGGAATTAAAAAATTAA
- the sir gene encoding sulfite reductase, ferredoxin dependent, producing MVKTPIPTPTERKPSKVEGLKERSNFLREPVASELLEDTTHFTEDAIQILKFHGSYQQDNRDNRVKGQEKDYQFMLRTRNPGGFTPPQLYLALDRLSDEYGNHTLRVTTRQGVQLHGILKKNLKVAFSSIIKNMGSTLGACGDVNRNVMGPPAPYRNRRDYQYAFEYANNIADLLTPQTGAYYEIWLDGEKVISAEENPEVVAARQRNGNGTIFHDTVEPIYGTHYMPRKFKCAVTVPGDNSVDLFSQDLSLVVMTNEAGELEGFNVFAGGGLGRTHNKEETFARLADPIGYVAKADVYDLVKAIVATQRDYGDRADRRHSRMKYLLEEWGVEKFRSTVEGYFGKSIQPLKPLPEWKYLDFLGWHEQGDGKLFVGISVENGRIKDEDQFQLKTALREIVQKFNVPMLLTPHQNVLLYDIDPASQAEIQEILNSRGIQQLKEIDPLLRLSMACPALPTCGLATTESERAMPGILDRIRALLDKLGMEQEHFVVRMTGCPNGCARPYMAELGFVGRAPETYQVWLGGSPGQTRLAQTYDDRLHINDLETFLEPIFVYFKKERQPAESFGDFCDRAGFQAIRQFTTTYSAASTMTTETTDTNNQEITSTSEENGQVETSANAPADANIRHRVSLRHEVYTELKAEAKRQAKPLVQLATEIIESYLKTAKGEG from the coding sequence ATGGTTAAAACTCCCATCCCCACTCCCACTGAACGCAAACCTTCCAAAGTGGAAGGTCTTAAGGAACGCAGCAATTTCTTGCGCGAACCTGTTGCAAGTGAATTACTAGAAGATACGACTCATTTCACTGAAGATGCCATTCAAATTCTCAAATTTCATGGGTCGTATCAACAAGACAACCGGGATAATCGGGTTAAGGGGCAGGAGAAGGACTACCAGTTCATGCTGCGTACCCGCAACCCCGGTGGTTTCACTCCGCCGCAGCTATATCTCGCACTAGACCGACTGTCTGACGAGTACGGCAACCACACCCTTCGCGTCACCACTCGCCAAGGCGTTCAACTGCACGGCATTTTAAAGAAAAACCTCAAAGTGGCTTTCTCCTCCATCATCAAAAACATGGGGTCAACTTTAGGCGCTTGCGGCGACGTCAACCGTAACGTGATGGGACCACCGGCACCGTACAGAAACCGCCGTGACTATCAGTATGCTTTCGAGTACGCCAATAACATCGCCGACCTGCTGACCCCGCAAACCGGCGCATATTATGAAATTTGGTTGGATGGCGAAAAAGTTATTTCTGCTGAAGAAAACCCAGAAGTTGTCGCAGCAAGACAGCGTAACGGTAACGGCACTATCTTCCACGACACAGTGGAGCCGATTTACGGCACTCATTATATGCCGCGCAAGTTCAAATGCGCCGTCACTGTACCGGGCGATAACTCAGTAGACCTCTTTTCCCAGGATCTCAGCTTGGTGGTAATGACCAATGAAGCAGGGGAATTAGAAGGATTTAACGTATTTGCCGGCGGCGGTTTGGGCCGCACTCATAATAAAGAAGAAACATTTGCACGTTTAGCTGATCCAATCGGCTATGTTGCCAAAGCAGATGTCTACGACTTGGTGAAAGCCATTGTAGCGACGCAGCGCGATTATGGCGACCGCGCCGACCGGCGTCATTCGCGAATGAAATATCTCCTTGAGGAATGGGGAGTTGAGAAATTCCGCAGCACAGTAGAAGGCTACTTCGGCAAATCGATCCAGCCTTTAAAACCGCTGCCTGAGTGGAAGTATTTAGACTTCCTAGGATGGCACGAACAGGGAGATGGCAAACTGTTTGTGGGCATTTCCGTGGAAAATGGCCGGATTAAAGATGAAGACCAATTCCAGCTAAAAACTGCCCTGCGGGAAATTGTACAGAAGTTCAACGTGCCGATGCTGCTGACGCCCCATCAAAACGTTCTGCTGTATGATATTGACCCAGCCAGCCAAGCCGAAATTCAAGAGATTCTTAACAGCCGCGGCATCCAACAGCTCAAAGAAATCGATCCCTTGCTACGCTTGTCAATGGCGTGTCCAGCTTTGCCCACCTGTGGCTTGGCCACGACCGAATCAGAGCGGGCGATGCCTGGTATACTGGATCGGATTCGGGCGCTGTTGGACAAGCTGGGCATGGAACAAGAGCATTTTGTCGTGCGGATGACCGGCTGCCCAAATGGCTGCGCTCGTCCTTACATGGCGGAATTAGGGTTTGTTGGCCGTGCCCCGGAAACCTATCAGGTTTGGCTGGGGGGTTCTCCTGGCCAAACGCGGCTAGCCCAAACCTACGACGACCGGCTACATATCAATGACCTGGAAACTTTTCTAGAGCCGATTTTTGTTTATTTCAAAAAAGAACGGCAACCTGCAGAAAGTTTTGGGGATTTTTGTGATCGGGCCGGTTTTCAAGCCATCCGTCAATTTACCACCACCTACTCAGCTGCTTCCACGATGACTACCGAGACTACCGACACTAACAACCAAGAGATTACCTCCACCAGCGAGGAAAACGGCCAAGTTGAAACTTCTGCAAATGCCCCCGCAGATGCGAATATCCGGCATCGCGTTAGCCTTCGCCATGAGGTTTACACAGAGCTAAAAGCAGAGGCAAAGCGTCAGGCTAAGCCCCTGGTTCAACTGGCTACTGAGATCATCGAATCTTACCTGAAAACTGCCAAGGGAGAGGGGTAA
- a CDS encoding DoxX family protein: MQKYVPLLARIFLSLIFIKAGIDKLLDPGSTIQQMASKGIPLPGVLIVPTIILLIAGGLSVLLGFKARYGALGLIGFLIPTTLIFHTNFAEPMQQGQFLKNLGLMGGLLMVVAFGSGALSVDDRTGSHRISSPTEKF, from the coding sequence ATGCAAAAATACGTTCCCTTGCTAGCGCGGATATTTCTCTCACTCATCTTTATTAAAGCCGGCATCGATAAACTGCTCGATCCAGGCAGCACTATTCAGCAGATGGCATCGAAAGGAATTCCCTTACCCGGAGTGTTAATTGTCCCCACCATCATCCTTTTAATTGCCGGCGGACTCTCAGTATTACTTGGCTTTAAAGCTCGATACGGAGCATTAGGACTGATCGGCTTCTTAATTCCCACTACCTTAATTTTTCACACAAACTTTGCTGAACCCATGCAACAAGGTCAGTTTCTGAAAAATCTGGGCCTCATGGGTGGTTTACTGATGGTAGTGGCATTTGGATCGGGCGCACTCAGCGTAGACGATCGTACTGGCTCACATCGAATCTCATCACCCACAGAAAAATTTTAA
- a CDS encoding esterase/lipase family protein: MSSANERNPVLLVHGIFRQAGVFNRMSPYLSKLGWSVYALNMTLSDANLGLDHLAEEVAAYIDKTFGPKQPIDLVGLSMGGLVSRYYLQRLGGIERVQRFITISTPHNGTSMAYLLPQPTCIQMRPGSAFIDALNEDAAMLERVNFTSIWTPWDFIILPAHSSRMPVGKEVKVQVFAHAGMVISVKSLQAVAEALKEPVKPHHQLVRIPEPQKLPPNGNNI; the protein is encoded by the coding sequence ATGAGCAGTGCAAACGAGCGAAACCCAGTCTTATTAGTTCATGGAATCTTTAGGCAAGCGGGCGTTTTTAATAGGATGTCTCCTTATTTAAGTAAGCTTGGGTGGTCGGTTTATGCGCTGAATATGACTCTCAGTGATGCGAATCTGGGACTTGATCACCTAGCTGAAGAAGTGGCAGCATATATTGATAAAACGTTTGGCCCGAAACAGCCTATTGATTTAGTGGGTTTGAGTATGGGGGGTTTGGTGAGCCGGTATTATTTGCAGCGGTTGGGGGGAATTGAGCGAGTGCAGCGCTTTATTACGATTTCTACTCCCCATAACGGCACATCAATGGCTTACCTTTTGCCTCAACCAACTTGCATTCAAATGCGTCCTGGTAGTGCTTTTATTGACGCTTTGAATGAGGATGCGGCGATGCTGGAACGGGTAAATTTTACCTCGATTTGGACGCCTTGGGATTTTATTATTTTGCCGGCACACAGTTCGAGAATGCCGGTGGGCAAAGAGGTGAAAGTGCAGGTATTTGCCCACGCCGGCATGGTGATTAGTGTTAAAAGTTTGCAGGCAGTTGCTGAGGCTTTAAAAGAGCCGGTTAAACCGCATCACCAACTTGTGCGTATTCCTGAACCCCAAAAATTGCCTCCGAATGGCAATAATATTTAA
- a CDS encoding outer membrane beta-barrel protein, with translation MKFSIKSALTISALSALILAPLFGTAGKASAQPEPHKFSYIGAGVSAGVTNGGQDGDAATLGGNIQGRYALPNVPVSLRGAVLFSNETSAIMPIISYDLAVNNNTNLYAGVGYSFVEANGKPTPAGNKDAVVLTTGVEAKVAKSIVVYSDAKLGINAYQNSPASALSFQFGAGYHF, from the coding sequence ATGAAATTTTCTATCAAGTCTGCCTTAACAATTTCTGCTTTGTCCGCTCTGATTTTGGCACCTCTTTTTGGAACTGCCGGCAAAGCGTCTGCGCAGCCTGAACCCCATAAATTTAGCTATATTGGTGCCGGCGTTTCTGCTGGCGTTACCAATGGTGGACAAGATGGTGATGCTGCTACACTTGGCGGAAATATTCAAGGGCGTTATGCACTTCCAAATGTACCGGTGTCTCTGCGTGGCGCTGTGCTTTTCAGTAATGAAACCAGTGCAATTATGCCAATTATTTCCTACGATTTAGCCGTTAACAATAATACGAATCTTTATGCCGGCGTTGGCTACTCTTTTGTAGAAGCTAATGGAAAACCTACGCCTGCCGGCAATAAAGATGCAGTCGTGCTAACAACCGGCGTCGAAGCGAAAGTCGCTAAAAGCATTGTTGTTTACTCAGATGCCAAGCTAGGAATTAATGCTTATCAAAACAGTCCAGCCTCTGCTCTTAGCTTCCAATTTGGTGCCGGTTATCACTTCTAA
- a CDS encoding glycosyltransferase — MAAMEKLPDISLVLVTILKNLHHLKILPNVKFMVNIPQEEAMNIINYSRFMVLPLLGSEIPCGHVTLVAAIHLSKAFIITNSRGISDYVINDYNAVTCEAFKPAALTDSIQTLWDDPDRCEYWGKNGWQFAQTYCSEKPGVKYMQHLIWGENT, encoded by the coding sequence ATGGCAGCAATGGAAAAACTGCCAGATATTTCGCTCGTTCTTGTTACCATACTTAAGAACCTGCACCACCTAAAAATTCTGCCTAATGTGAAATTCATGGTCAATATTCCTCAAGAGGAGGCCATGAATATCATCAACTATTCTCGCTTTATGGTGCTACCGCTTTTAGGTTCGGAGATTCCCTGTGGTCATGTCACTTTAGTGGCGGCGATACATCTGAGCAAAGCATTCATCATCACAAATTCGCGGGGAATTAGCGACTATGTGATAAATGATTATAATGCCGTTACTTGCGAGGCTTTTAAACCGGCTGCCTTAACTGATTCAATTCAGACTTTGTGGGACGATCCTGATAGATGTGAGTATTGGGGTAAAAATGGCTGGCAGTTCGCACAAACCTATTGCTCAGAGAAGCCGGGTGTGAAGTATATGCAGCACTTGATCTGGGGAGAAAACACCTAG
- the recA gene encoding recombinase RecA, with the protein MATTESTDKAQKQKALDMVLNQIERSFGKGSIMRLGDATRMKVETIPSGALTLDLALGGGLPKGRVIEIYGPESSGKTTLALHAIAEVQKAGGIAAFVDAEHALDPTYAAALNVDIANLLVSQPDTGEMGLEIVDQLVRSVAVDIVVVDSVAALVPRAEIEGDMGDSHMGLQARLMSQALRKITGNIGKSGCTVIFLNQLRQKIGVTYGNPETTTGGNALKFYASVRLDIRRAQTLKKGTEEFGIRAKVKVAKNKVAPPFRIAEFDILFGKGISRVGCMLDIAEETAVIVRKGAWYSYNGDNIGQGRDNTIKYLEDNPAVADEVEKLVRQKLELGAVVSANSVTQIEAEDEEDEAYIEED; encoded by the coding sequence ATGGCAACAACAGAATCCACTGATAAAGCCCAAAAGCAAAAAGCTTTGGACATGGTGCTCAACCAAATTGAGCGCAGCTTTGGCAAAGGGTCAATTATGCGACTTGGAGATGCCACCCGCATGAAGGTGGAGACCATCCCCAGCGGCGCACTCACTTTAGACTTAGCCTTGGGCGGAGGCTTGCCCAAGGGACGGGTTATTGAAATTTATGGTCCTGAGAGTTCTGGGAAAACGACTCTGGCGCTGCACGCGATCGCAGAAGTGCAAAAAGCCGGTGGGATTGCTGCCTTCGTCGATGCCGAACACGCGCTAGATCCCACCTATGCCGCCGCGCTGAATGTCGATATCGCAAATCTGCTGGTTTCCCAACCAGATACGGGTGAGATGGGGCTGGAAATCGTCGATCAGCTTGTCCGTTCTGTTGCGGTTGATATCGTCGTTGTTGACTCAGTCGCCGCATTGGTGCCCCGTGCTGAAATTGAAGGCGATATGGGCGACTCCCACATGGGCTTACAAGCTCGTTTGATGAGCCAAGCGCTGCGGAAGATCACCGGCAACATCGGTAAATCTGGCTGTACGGTTATTTTCCTTAACCAGTTGCGCCAAAAGATCGGTGTTACCTACGGCAACCCAGAAACCACAACGGGCGGTAATGCTCTCAAATTCTACGCCTCGGTGCGCCTAGATATTCGTCGGGCGCAAACTCTCAAAAAAGGCACCGAAGAATTTGGTATCCGTGCCAAAGTCAAAGTGGCTAAAAACAAGGTTGCCCCGCCTTTCCGGATTGCCGAGTTTGACATTTTGTTTGGCAAGGGCATTTCCCGCGTCGGCTGTATGCTTGACATTGCCGAGGAAACCGCTGTGATTGTCCGCAAGGGCGCTTGGTATAGCTACAACGGTGATAACATCGGTCAAGGACGCGACAATACGATTAAGTATCTAGAAGACAATCCGGCTGTTGCAGACGAAGTTGAGAAGCTCGTCCGTCAAAAACTGGAACTCGGTGCTGTGGTTTCAGCAAACTCGGTTACGCAGATTGAGGCTGAAGATGAAGAAGATGAAGCCTATATTGAGGAAGACTAA
- a CDS encoding SH3 domain-containing protein yields MKTKSSLLLILAVLASSLAIALPAKAICKVTDPTGTPLNVRDRPSGEVINTLRNGWIVYIEDSATDDQGRPWVKVGSYSEEGYDSWGWVIREFISCYKT; encoded by the coding sequence ATGAAAACAAAGTCCTCGCTTCTACTGATTTTAGCTGTCTTAGCTTCTTCTCTTGCTATTGCGCTACCCGCTAAAGCCATTTGCAAAGTAACAGACCCAACAGGAACTCCACTTAATGTGCGTGATCGGCCAAGCGGTGAAGTTATAAATACCCTTCGCAACGGTTGGATCGTGTACATTGAAGACTCAGCAACCGACGACCAAGGCCGTCCTTGGGTTAAAGTAGGCAGCTATTCCGAGGAAGGATACGACTCATGGGGTTGGGTTATTAGAGAGTTTATTAGCTGCTACAAGACTTGA